The following nucleotide sequence is from Pedobacter sp. PACM 27299.
TAATTTTGTGCTATTAATCCGTTGGATTTAACAGAAATCTTAAATTTATTTTCTCTGTTAATTTTTATTACCATCTTGTTCAATACATTTGTTTTTAAACAATTAGCTGCAGCAATAATTTGAAGCGATTAATATGCGAAATTGAAATACGCAGATAAATTTAAAGCTGGTATAAAAGAAATTAAAAACAGCAGCATGCAGCTCAAAACAACAAATCTGAAAAAAATAGATTATTGATTAAAGAATGAATAATTAATTAAGCCCTTAACCAAAATAAATAAACCATGAGTCATTCTCACCATACTGCTCCGGCAGCAGAAACCGTATCCCACAATGTATATTTTGAAGGCAAAGTTCAGAGTCTGGGCATGGAAACGCCAACAGGTAAAGCCACCGTTGGGGTCATGAAACGAGGAAGTTATACATTTTCAGCCGCTTCAGCAGAAACCATGGTTGTGATATCGGGCCGTATGCAAGTGCGCTTGCCTGGTATGGATGGCCAGCAGCAATATGAAGCACAGGAATCATTTGAAGTTCCTGCCGGCAGTTCTTTCGAGGTACACTGCGAAGCCGATGTTGCTTACATCTGTTACTACGCCTAATAAAAAAGGGGTTACAAAGCACCCTGCCTGTAACCCCTTTTAAGGAAATTAAATATATAATGTGACTAAAAACTGCGCTTATGCAGTTTGAAGTTTAGCTATATTTCTATATGGGAATGAATTGAAGATATGACGACGTGCGAATCTACCTGGAGAATCAGCATTAACCAATTTCACGTAAACAGCTTTAGGAACACCAAAGTATTCATAAGCACTGCCATCCAAGAAATGAACGGTTAGCACTAAACCTGCCCAAGTATAATCAGCAATACCGCAAGTTGCAGTAGTTTGCGTATATTCTTCAATAGAAAGCTCTAATGTTTCTGGAGCAATACTTACTAAGAAATGATATGCTTCAATGATTTCCTTACTTTTAGCCTCTGCTTCTGCTTTAGCTTCTTCACTATCCTGGAATTTATCCGGGTGCCAGTCTTTCATCAAATTCCTGTAAATGGTCTTCAATTCTTTTAATTCGGCATCTTTTTGTACACCTAATAGCTTTCTGTAGTCAACAATCTTCTTCATAAATATTTTTAATGGCAATTATTGCCTTTGAAAAGCAGCCTGTTTTTTTAAGGTAAATCTGCTCCATTCAAACAATATTTTGCAAAGATACGCTTTTTTATGTTAAAGAAAGAGTAAGATTGCATTAACAAATCAATTGATAGTCTGAGAGATAGGAAGAAATAATCAGGATGGCTATTTTTAAATTACATTTGTGCCTTCAACAAAAACCATTTTTCAGGTATGTTTAAAATCGGATTAGCAGAAGATGACCTTAAAATAGCCGGATTGATAAAAACCGGATTGGAAGAGCAGGGATACCTGGTTACCATCGAATCTAACGGGGAACAGGCCCTAAAAACATTTAAAGATCAGGACTTTCATCTGGTGATTCTGGACATCATGATGCCCGGATTAAATGGCATTGCGGTTTGTAAAGCATTGCGTCATACCGATAAAAATCTGCCAATTTTAATGCTTACCGCATTGGGAACAATTGACGATAAGGTGACAGGATTAAACTCCGGCGCAGACGATTATTTAGTAAAACCATTCCATTTCAAGGAGTTACTCGCCAGAATAGAAGCACTGCTGCGCAGGCAGCATGGAGTAATTGGCAGCAGCACTGAAGATCATATCTTAAGTTTTGACGACATCAGTCTGAATACTTATAGCAAAGAGGTAAAAAGAGCGGGGGTACTTATTGAGCTGACGGCAAAAGAACATACGCTGCTGGAATTGTTTCTGCGCAATCCAAACCGTTTGCTTTCCCGACAATACATCGCGGAAAACGCCTGGGACATTAGTTTTGACACGGGTACCAATGTGATTGATGTTTACATCAATTTCCTGCGTAAAAAAATAGAAAAAGGTTTTGCCCGTAAACTCATCCACACCAAAATCGGCATGGGTTATATCCTTAAATAGATACACTGCTTTATGAAACTGAAAGACCGTCTTTCTTTATATTTCACACTCATCAGTACATTAACCCTGCTGGCAGTATTGTGTGCGGTCTATTTTACTTTCATCAAATTTTTAGAAGCAGATTTTTTTGACCGGCTCACCGACCGGACTATGGTTACGGCCAAACTCTATCTGGAAGCGGATGAGATCTCTGCAGATTCATTGAATACAGTTAGAAATCAATACCTGAAAACCTTAAATGGAGAGGTGATCAGGATTTACAACTCAAAAAACAGGGCTACTTTTATTGGAGACGACCAGCAATACTGGAGTCATGAAACGATTGAGAAAGTCAGAAAAAACAAGAAAATCCAATTTATTGATGGCGACAGACAGGTGGTCGGCATTTTTTACAAAGACAATCAGGGCGATTTCGTGATCCTCGCCTCCGGCATAGACCAAAGTACACACCTCCGAATAGACAAGCTGCAGAAAATCATGGTGATGATTTTTGTGTTCATATTTATTGGGCTCCTGCTCTCTGGAAGATGGATTGCAAAAAAAATATTAAAACCCTTGGATCGCTTTATAGAGGAGGTAAAGCAGATCAAATCCAGCAACCTTCATTTTAGGGTTCAAGAGGGAAATAATAAGGATGAGATCAGCCTGCTCGCACAGAACTTCAACAACCTCATGGAGCATTTGGAACAGGCTTTTGTACTGCAAAAAACCTTTATTGCCAATGCCTCTCATGAGCTGCGAACTCCGATTACCAGGATGATGATCGCTGCAGAAATCACCCTATCGCAGGAAAGACAAATAGAGGATTATAAAAAGGCCTTACTTTCTGTGATGGAAGATTCCGAAAAGATGGACAACATCATCACGGGACTGCTCAACCTTGCACAGGCAGACCTGGAATTTGGTGCCCCGGAATTACAGGACATCAGAATTGATGAAAGTCTCTGGGCCATATCGGAAGAATGGAACAAAAAAGAAAGCGGCAAGCTCTTGGTAGACATAAAAAACATGCCGGAAGACCCTGCTGAATTGCTGATCAAAGCCAATCCTACCCTATTGGGCATCGCTTTAAATAATATCATTTCCAATGCGTTTAAATTCTCCGACCATCAGGATGTGCATTGCTTACTGGATATCCAGGAAAAAGAAACCATCATTTCTATCAAGGATCAAGGTCCGGGGATTTCTGAAGCAATACAAGAAGAGATTTTTAAACCTTTTTACAGTTTCAGTCCAGAAAACGGGCATGAAGGCAGCGGAATGGGTCTTTATATGGCGCATAAAATCATTACGCTGTTTAAAGGCACGCTAACCGTGCAATCGAAAGAAGGCCATGGAGCTCGTTTTATCCTTCGTTTCCCTAAACCTTAAACTGCCTATTCCTCCGGCAAATTGGCCATCTTTTAGATTAAAAATCTCAGCTCCCAATTTTAATCTCCTTTTAATTTCTCTTTAATTAGGGTTTAATTCACTCCGGATAGCTTTGTGGGAGATGAAAAGACAATTAATTCTGAGCGGCCTGCTCATTCTGGGATTTAGCGTGACAGGTATGGCGCAAGACAGCCTAAAACTTTCTCTCCGGGAAGCCGAGCAATTATTTATCAAGGGAAACTACGAGCTTATTGCCCAAAATTACCAAACGGAAGAAGCGAAAGCAGAGATCATTACGGCCAAGCTTTTCGACAATCCAGAGCTGAGCTATGAGAATCTTTTTTACAACCATGAGACTAAAAAGTTCTTTCAAACCTCTATGGCTTACGGGCAATACAACGCACAGATTTCTCAGCTGATTAAGCTGGCGGGAAAAAGAAATAAGAACATTCAATTGGCTAATACTGGGGTTAAATTAGCAGAATACGCCTATTTCGACTTGATGCGCACCTTGCGATATAACCTGCGCAGTGATTTTTACAAGGCCTACTATGCGCAGCAGTCTGCAGCCATTTACCAGCAGCAAATCATTTCGCTGGAACAGCTTTTACAAGCTTCAGAACAGCAGCTTAAACTCGGCAATATTGCCCTTAAGGACATCATCAGAATTAAGTCACTGGTTTACAACTTAAAAGCAGAACACACCGGTTTACTGAATGATATTGAAGATATGGAAACCTCTTTAAAGTTGATGACCAATATCAAACCTGATGTGGCTTTACAACTGAGTGTTCCTGCTGAGGATGAGCAAAACTTTTCATTTGAAAAACAGCCTTACTTACAATTACTGGAAAGTGCAAAGGCAAACCGTGCAGATCTGCAGCTGGCAAAAACAACAGTCAGCAATGCGGAAAATAACCTGCGTGTCCAAAAAGCCAACGCCATTCCTGACGTAGAACTTTCGCTCAGCTATGATTTGAAAGGTAATTATCCAGAAAAATATACAGGTTTGGGTATTAAAATTCCATTGCCACTTTTTAATAGAAATCAAGGGGAAATCAAGAAGGCTAAAATTGCCATAGCAGCGGGTAATATCGGCATCCAGCAAAAGGAAAATGCCCTGGAAAATGAAGTCTACAACAGTTATAAATCTGCGATCAGAACAGAAGGTTTGTACCAGAGCCTGGACCATAATTTCAGCACAGATTTCACAAAACTCATTCATGAAGTGACTAAAAATTACCGCAGCAGGAACATCAGCCTGATCGAGTTTCTGGATTTCTATGATTCCTACAAAGAAAACACCTTGCAGCTGAACCGTCTGAAATATGAACGGATGAATGCCAAGGAAGAAATTAATTATGTGACCGGATCTAATATTTTCAAATAAACGACTGAGCCTGGTTAGCGCCGCTCTTCAATAAACCCTATTCATCTCTAAATAAGCTACACTCATTTTAAATAGTTCTACATGCAAATCTTTCTAAAAAACATCAGCAAACTCTCTTTCATTGGATTGGTTATCGCCAGTCAGAGTTGCAGCAGCTCAAAAGAAGCACCAGTATCAGAGAAATTTGTGGTGACCGATTCTCTCCTCAACAAGTTATTAATTGATACTGTACAGCAAGCAAATAGTAAGACTGACCTGAGTTTTTCTGCAAAAATCACCGCAAATGAAGAACGTAAGGCCGAGATTTTCCCTATGCTGAGCGGCGTAGTACGCAGTGTCCCGGTAAGATTGGGTGATAAAGTAAATGCAGGACAAGTATTGGCCACGATGGGCAGTTCAGAAATGGCTGGATTTGATAAGGAAGTAATCAGTGCTGCTGCAGAATTGAGAAATGCGGAACGACAAGTGAAACAGGCGGAAGAGCTTTATAAAAGTGGTTTATCATCGGCCAGAGAATTGGAGGAAGCTAAAAACGACTTCTTGATCAAGCAGGCGGAAAACAAACGCGCCAGTGCCACTCTAAAACTAAATGGCGGAAATAGCAGTGGGAATTACACTATTAAATCACCTTTATCAGGTTTCATCATCGAGAAAAATGTGAATGCAAACATGCAGCTGCGTCCTGATCATGATAAAAACCTGTTTACCATAGCAGATCTTTCTACCGTATGGGCGATGGTGAATATCTATGAATCTGACATCTCAAGAATCAAGGAAGGAGATCAAGTACACCTTTCTATCCTCTCTTATCCGGAAAAACCGTTCACAGGAAAGATCGATAAGATTTACAATATGATCGATAATGAAAGCAAGGTGATGAATGCAAGGGTCAGTATCGCCAATCCTGGCTATTTATTAAAACCAGGGATGATGGCTACGGTAATGATTTCTGCGAATTCAGGATCAGACCTTCCCCTGGTCAATTCCAGAGGCATTATTTTCGATGACAACAAAAACTATGTACTGGTGGTAGATGGCGCGAGTAAATTACGCATTCAGGAAATAGAAATCGGCCGTAAGACCGCGGATAAGGCCTATATCAGTAAAGGATTGAAGGCTGGCGACCGTGTGGTTGCTTCCAAGCAGGTATTTTTATTCGAAAGCCTAAAAAACTAATCTATTCATCACCAAAAAAACAGCTGTAATGAATAAATTCATTAAGACCATCATCGGCTTTTCGCTAAATAACAAGTATTTTATTTTCTTTGCCACTTTCATTTTGATCCTGGCAGGGTACTTTAGTTTCAAACATACTACGATTGAAGCTTTCCCCGATGTGACCAATACCAATATTACCATCATCACCCAATGGCCCGGACGAAGTGCAGAAGAGGTCGAAAAGTTTGTGAGCAGGCCTTTAGAGATCGCCATGAATCCTACCGAGAAAAGGACGAGTATCCGATCCTCCTCTCTATTTGGCTTATCCATTGTAAAGATCACTTTTGAAGACAATGTAGATTATGCCGAAGCCAGGGTCCAGGTGAACAACCATATTGATGAAGCAGATTTACCGGAAGGGCTGAAACCAGAGATACAACCTCCTTACGGACCTACAGGAGAAATTTTCCGCTATACTTTAAGCAGTGACAAAAAATCAGTCAGGGAGTTAAAAACCTTGCAGGATTGGGTGATCCAGCGGGAATTACTTTCCGTTCCAGGCATTGCCGATGTAGTGAGTTTCGGTGGAGAGGTCAAATCTTATCAGATCACTGTAGATCCACAAAAAGCAATACAATATGGGGTAAGTGCGACTGAATTATTTGAGGCAGTTTCCAAAAGCAACATCAATGTTGGCGGGGATGTGATTGTTCAGGGCGGACAGGCTTATGTGGTTCGTGGAATCGGGATCTTGAACAATATTGATGAAATAAAAAATGTAGTGGTTGATAACTTTAACGGCACTCCTGTTTACGTTAAAACAATCGCTGAAGTCGCAGAATCGGCATTACCGCGGTTAGGGCAGGTAGGCCGGGACCTCGATCCCGACGTGGTTGAAGGGATCGTGGTGATGCGCAAAGGGGAAAACCCAAGCGAGGTAATCAGCAAGCTGAAAGAAAAGATTAAAGACATCAATGAAAATATACTACCGGGAGATGTAAAGATTAACCCTTTCTATGACCGGGAAGACCTGGTTAACTATGCTACGCATACGGTAATCGGCAATATGATGGAAGGGATTATTTTTGTGACCCTGATCGTATTTCTGTTCATGGCCGATTGGCGCACTACATTAATTGTATCTATTGTCATTCCTTTAGCCTTGTTATTTGCCTTCATCTGTCTAAAAATGAAGGGGATGTCGGCCAACTTATTATCTATGGGGGCAATTGACTTTGGGATCATCATTGATGGTGCTGTAGTCATGGTTGAGGGTATTTTTGTTGCCCTCGACCATAAAGCCAAAAAGGTGGGCATGGAGAAATTCAACCGCCTGAGTAAACTGGGATTGATCAAGAAAGCAGCGCTGGAGAATGGAAAAGGTATTTTCTTTGCCAAACTGATCATCATTACCGGCTTACTGCCGATCTTCACTTTTGAGAAGGTGGAAGGAAAGATGTTCTCCCCATTGGCATGGACACTAAGTTTTGCTTTACTGGGTGCCCTGCTCCTTACATTTACCCTAGTGCCGGCATTGGCCAGTGTACTGTTAAAGAAAAACGTAAGAGAGAAGCACAACATATTCTTGGAGTTCGTTATTAAATACGTGACCATGTTCTATGATAAGTGTTTTAAATTCAGAAAACTGGCATTTGGTATTTCTATAGGTCTCCTGGTGGTTGGGCTGTTCAGCGCTAAATTTCTGGGTACAGAATTCTTGCCTACTTTGGATGAAGGATCTATCTATGTCCGTGCGACCGGCCCGCTGAGCATCTCGCTCGATGAGACAAAAAAGCTTTCAAATGACATCCGAAAGATCTTTTTAAGCTTCGAGGAAGTTAAGCAGGTGATGTCGCAAACCGGCAGGCCGAATGATGGTACCGATGCGACCGGATTTTACAATATGGAGTTCCATGTTGACATTTTCCCAAAGAAAGAATGGAAGCGCAAGCAGACAAAAGAGCAACTGATTGAAAGGATGCAGGAGAAGTTGAAGAGTTTTCCGGGGATAAGCCTGAACTTCTCTCAACCCATCTCAGACAACGTAGAAGAGGCTGTCTCCGGGGTAAAAGGTTCTATTGTGGTGAAGATGTTTGGCAATGATTTCGAGTTTATAGAGAAAGAAGAAGAGAAGATTGAGAATATTCTGAAAACTGTAGAAGGGATTGAAGATTTAGGGATCCTGAGAAACCTTGGACAGCCAGAACTGCAGATCAACCTGGATCAGAATAAAATGGCTTTATATGGGGTGAGCACTGCAGATGCCAATGCGGTGATTGAGATGGCGATCGGTGGAAAAGCGGCTACACAGATTTATGAGGGAGAACGAAAGTTTGACCTAATTATCCGCTATCCGGAAGACTTCAGAAAAGACGAAAGCGATATTGCAAAACTGCGTATTCCTACCATTTCCGGTGCAAAAGTACCATTAGGGGAAATCGCCAGCATCAAGAAAATCACTGGTCCCAGTATGATTTACCGCGACAAGCACCAGCGGTATGGTGCCATTAAGTTTTCCATTCGCGGCAGGGATATGGGCAGTGTGATTGCGGAGGCTCAGGCCAAAGTAAATGAGAAAATTAAGCTTCCAAAGGAGTATAAACTGGAATGGGCAGGTGATTTTGAGAACCAGCAAAGGGCAACCAGCAGGTTATCACAAGCCGTTCCTATCAGTCTGTTGCTGATCTTTTTAATTCTATTTGTATTGCTAGGTAATATCAAAGACTCTTTATTGGTCTTGAATAATGTGCCTTTTGCCATGGTTGGTGGGATATTGGCTATCCTGGCTACCGGTATCAATTTTAACATTTCGGCGGGGATTGGTTTTATTGCCCTGTTTGGGATCTGTGTGCAGAATGGGGTGATCCTGATTACCAAGTTCAAGCACAATATTATAGAGCTGAGGCACCGTCCGGATTGGACTTTTGCGGATGCGATAAAAGACGGGGTATCGAGCAGGATACGTCCGGTACTGATGACGGCAATGATGGCAGCTATCGGCCTGATGCCCGCAGCAATGTCTACTGGAATTGGTGCTGAAGCTTCAAAACCATTGGCAATCGTAGTCATCGGAGGTTTAATTACCGATACCCTGTTTAACCTTTTTGTATACCCAATAGTATTCTATTGGGCATACCAGAAAAAGGTAAATCAAATGAATTAATGTCTATAAGTCCGGTGCGTTATATGCTGCTATCTCTGATAGCACCGGACAGGCATTTGCTTCCAGTATATGGACACGGAGTTTAGTGGTTTTTATTCTTGGAAAAGAAAGGATTCGCTTATGACCAATCGTGGTTTGCTGGTCTAACGTTTTGTAAGTATCGCCATCTAAGTACTCGACAGAAAATGATTTGACACGTTGTCCGAGGGTGATATATTCCTGTAAAACCAGGCGGTTGAGTTCCGTTGCTTTACCAAAATCAAGGGTAATCGCAGCGGTTTTCAGCTGATCATCTGTAGCCCAATAAGTAGCAGGATTTCCATCAGTCAGGTTTGCAGCATTAAATTGTGCGCCTTTTCTGGTATTGCTCACCGTAACTTTCTTTCCTTTCGCCAGGTTTATTTTATAGCTGGCATCAATGGTTCTTTTGAATTCCATCAAGCGGGTGGAATCGTTGGGATGAATCAGTCCTTCCCGGTTTACCGGAACGTTCAACAACAGGTTGCCATTGCGGCCGATAGAGGTTTCATAAATAGAAACCAGTTCTTTTAAAGTTTTCACTTTATCATCTGTATTCGCGCTATAGAACCATCCTGGTCTGATGGAAACATCCACTTCAGCAGGAATCCAGTATTTTCCATTTTCATTTCCGGTATTCAATATGCCTGCTGCAGGTGCTGCTGCCCCTACCCCAAAACCATCGGTATTTAGCGTAGACCAGTTGGTAGTTCCAGCAACTCCTCTTTCATTTCCCATCCAGCGGGCATCAGGTCCGATGTCGCTAAAGATCACCGCTTGTGGATTATTTGCTCTCACAATGCTGTTGAACAGCTTAAAGTCGTAGTCCTGATTTTTCTCTTTTTCTCCTTTTGCACCGTCAAACCATTGCTCAAATACAGGCCCATACTGAGTATGTACTTCTTTTAGCGTATTGGCAAATACTTGATTGTACTCCGGCGTGCCATATTTAGGATGGTTACGGTCCCATGGGGATAGGTATACGCCGAATTTCAAGCCATATTCTTTACAGGCTGCAGAAAGTTCTTTCAGTACATCGCCTTTACCATTTTTCCAGGCACTTTCTCTTACGGTATGAGTACTGTATTTACTTGGAAACAGGCAAAAGCCATCGTGGTGTTTTGCAGTGATAATAATGGCTTTCATCCCTGCATCTTTCGCGGTACGCGCCCATTGACGGGCATCCAGTTTGGTTGGGTTGAAGACTTTAGGATCTTCATCACCATGCCCCCATTCCTTGTCGGTAAAGGTATTTGGCCCGAAATGGATAAACATATAGTATTCCATATCCTGCCATGCCAGCTGGTTTTTATTTGGGACTGCGCCATAAGGAGCAGGTGCCTTTTGCGCAAAAGTACCACCAGTACTCAGCAAAAAAGAACATAAGAAAAAAAATGACGACTTCTTCATACAGTTAAAATTCATTTATGGTTAGGTATAGCCTCCTAAATTGCAATATATAAGCGGCTGTAAGTTCTTTTTTTTTGCCATTAAATTAAATGATTTTGGCCTGATTTCCAGTCGCCTGTAAAACACTAAGCCTATTTAGGTGTTATATAAGCTGAAATTAAACCCAGCAAACATGAAAGACAATAAATCAGGTCCGGATGAGTTTGACATTCATCTGGATATAGATGGCGCAGACACTGTAATAACCGTAAAACCAGATGAAACCAGCGATGGTGCACGTTATTTCATCTGCTATATCGGTAACGACAGAATCACTCAGCTAAGGGAAGAAATAGATGGCAGATGGGAACAGATATGGGGAATATTAGACCACTATATGGTAGATGCAATTGGGAAAGAAATTAATCATCGTCAGAAATCATGAGTACTCCATTAAAACTAAGATCCGGAAGATTTTCTATTGAAAAGCATCAGTATGAAAATATAGGATGGTCGGAACGTATGGTATCGATGTTTCTGAGCGGAGCATTGATCAGCTGGGGCCTGAGAAAACCATCAAAAACAAAATTTCTTTATGGCGCATATATGGCCTACCGTGCTGTAACAGGCCGCTGTCTATTTTATGAGCAATTGGGAATTGATGCCCGAAGGCCTCGTGCAGTCAATATCCGGGGAGAATTTGTAATTGAAAAGCCTGTAGCAGAGGTGTTCTCTTATTGGCGAAACCTGAATAATCTTCCGGGAAGTATTCATCACCTGCTGGATGTAAAAGT
It contains:
- the ppnP gene encoding pyrimidine/purine nucleoside phosphorylase; its protein translation is MSHSHHTAPAAETVSHNVYFEGKVQSLGMETPTGKATVGVMKRGSYTFSAASAETMVVISGRMQVRLPGMDGQQQYEAQESFEVPAGSSFEVHCEADVAYICYYA
- a CDS encoding KTSC domain-containing protein, coding for MKKIVDYRKLLGVQKDAELKELKTIYRNLMKDWHPDKFQDSEEAKAEAEAKSKEIIEAYHFLVSIAPETLELSIEEYTQTTATCGIADYTWAGLVLTVHFLDGSAYEYFGVPKAVYVKLVNADSPGRFARRHIFNSFPYRNIAKLQTA
- a CDS encoding response regulator transcription factor; the encoded protein is MFKIGLAEDDLKIAGLIKTGLEEQGYLVTIESNGEQALKTFKDQDFHLVILDIMMPGLNGIAVCKALRHTDKNLPILMLTALGTIDDKVTGLNSGADDYLVKPFHFKELLARIEALLRRQHGVIGSSTEDHILSFDDISLNTYSKEVKRAGVLIELTAKEHTLLELFLRNPNRLLSRQYIAENAWDISFDTGTNVIDVYINFLRKKIEKGFARKLIHTKIGMGYILK
- a CDS encoding sensor histidine kinase; protein product: MKLKDRLSLYFTLISTLTLLAVLCAVYFTFIKFLEADFFDRLTDRTMVTAKLYLEADEISADSLNTVRNQYLKTLNGEVIRIYNSKNRATFIGDDQQYWSHETIEKVRKNKKIQFIDGDRQVVGIFYKDNQGDFVILASGIDQSTHLRIDKLQKIMVMIFVFIFIGLLLSGRWIAKKILKPLDRFIEEVKQIKSSNLHFRVQEGNNKDEISLLAQNFNNLMEHLEQAFVLQKTFIANASHELRTPITRMMIAAEITLSQERQIEDYKKALLSVMEDSEKMDNIITGLLNLAQADLEFGAPELQDIRIDESLWAISEEWNKKESGKLLVDIKNMPEDPAELLIKANPTLLGIALNNIISNAFKFSDHQDVHCLLDIQEKETIISIKDQGPGISEAIQEEIFKPFYSFSPENGHEGSGMGLYMAHKIITLFKGTLTVQSKEGHGARFILRFPKP
- a CDS encoding TolC family protein; the protein is MKRQLILSGLLILGFSVTGMAQDSLKLSLREAEQLFIKGNYELIAQNYQTEEAKAEIITAKLFDNPELSYENLFYNHETKKFFQTSMAYGQYNAQISQLIKLAGKRNKNIQLANTGVKLAEYAYFDLMRTLRYNLRSDFYKAYYAQQSAAIYQQQIISLEQLLQASEQQLKLGNIALKDIIRIKSLVYNLKAEHTGLLNDIEDMETSLKLMTNIKPDVALQLSVPAEDEQNFSFEKQPYLQLLESAKANRADLQLAKTTVSNAENNLRVQKANAIPDVELSLSYDLKGNYPEKYTGLGIKIPLPLFNRNQGEIKKAKIAIAAGNIGIQQKENALENEVYNSYKSAIRTEGLYQSLDHNFSTDFTKLIHEVTKNYRSRNISLIEFLDFYDSYKENTLQLNRLKYERMNAKEEINYVTGSNIFK
- a CDS encoding efflux RND transporter periplasmic adaptor subunit; the protein is MQIFLKNISKLSFIGLVIASQSCSSSKEAPVSEKFVVTDSLLNKLLIDTVQQANSKTDLSFSAKITANEERKAEIFPMLSGVVRSVPVRLGDKVNAGQVLATMGSSEMAGFDKEVISAAAELRNAERQVKQAEELYKSGLSSARELEEAKNDFLIKQAENKRASATLKLNGGNSSGNYTIKSPLSGFIIEKNVNANMQLRPDHDKNLFTIADLSTVWAMVNIYESDISRIKEGDQVHLSILSYPEKPFTGKIDKIYNMIDNESKVMNARVSIANPGYLLKPGMMATVMISANSGSDLPLVNSRGIIFDDNKNYVLVVDGASKLRIQEIEIGRKTADKAYISKGLKAGDRVVASKQVFLFESLKN
- a CDS encoding efflux RND transporter permease subunit codes for the protein MNKFIKTIIGFSLNNKYFIFFATFILILAGYFSFKHTTIEAFPDVTNTNITIITQWPGRSAEEVEKFVSRPLEIAMNPTEKRTSIRSSSLFGLSIVKITFEDNVDYAEARVQVNNHIDEADLPEGLKPEIQPPYGPTGEIFRYTLSSDKKSVRELKTLQDWVIQRELLSVPGIADVVSFGGEVKSYQITVDPQKAIQYGVSATELFEAVSKSNINVGGDVIVQGGQAYVVRGIGILNNIDEIKNVVVDNFNGTPVYVKTIAEVAESALPRLGQVGRDLDPDVVEGIVVMRKGENPSEVISKLKEKIKDINENILPGDVKINPFYDREDLVNYATHTVIGNMMEGIIFVTLIVFLFMADWRTTLIVSIVIPLALLFAFICLKMKGMSANLLSMGAIDFGIIIDGAVVMVEGIFVALDHKAKKVGMEKFNRLSKLGLIKKAALENGKGIFFAKLIIITGLLPIFTFEKVEGKMFSPLAWTLSFALLGALLLTFTLVPALASVLLKKNVREKHNIFLEFVIKYVTMFYDKCFKFRKLAFGISIGLLVVGLFSAKFLGTEFLPTLDEGSIYVRATGPLSISLDETKKLSNDIRKIFLSFEEVKQVMSQTGRPNDGTDATGFYNMEFHVDIFPKKEWKRKQTKEQLIERMQEKLKSFPGISLNFSQPISDNVEEAVSGVKGSIVVKMFGNDFEFIEKEEEKIENILKTVEGIEDLGILRNLGQPELQINLDQNKMALYGVSTADANAVIEMAIGGKAATQIYEGERKFDLIIRYPEDFRKDESDIAKLRIPTISGAKVPLGEIASIKKITGPSMIYRDKHQRYGAIKFSIRGRDMGSVIAEAQAKVNEKIKLPKEYKLEWAGDFENQQRATSRLSQAVPISLLLIFLILFVLLGNIKDSLLVLNNVPFAMVGGILAILATGINFNISAGIGFIALFGICVQNGVILITKFKHNIIELRHRPDWTFADAIKDGVSSRIRPVLMTAMMAAIGLMPAAMSTGIGAEASKPLAIVVIGGLITDTLFNLFVYPIVFYWAYQKKVNQMN
- a CDS encoding alpha-L-fucosidase — translated: MKKSSFFFLCSFLLSTGGTFAQKAPAPYGAVPNKNQLAWQDMEYYMFIHFGPNTFTDKEWGHGDEDPKVFNPTKLDARQWARTAKDAGMKAIIITAKHHDGFCLFPSKYSTHTVRESAWKNGKGDVLKELSAACKEYGLKFGVYLSPWDRNHPKYGTPEYNQVFANTLKEVHTQYGPVFEQWFDGAKGEKEKNQDYDFKLFNSIVRANNPQAVIFSDIGPDARWMGNERGVAGTTNWSTLNTDGFGVGAAAPAAGILNTGNENGKYWIPAEVDVSIRPGWFYSANTDDKVKTLKELVSIYETSIGRNGNLLLNVPVNREGLIHPNDSTRLMEFKRTIDASYKINLAKGKKVTVSNTRKGAQFNAANLTDGNPATYWATDDQLKTAAITLDFGKATELNRLVLQEYITLGQRVKSFSVEYLDGDTYKTLDQQTTIGHKRILSFPRIKTTKLRVHILEANACPVLSEIAAYNAPDL
- a CDS encoding SRPBCC family protein is translated as MSTPLKLRSGRFSIEKHQYENIGWSERMVSMFLSGALISWGLRKPSKTKFLYGAYMAYRAVTGRCLFYEQLGIDARRPRAVNIRGEFVIEKPVAEVFSYWRNLNNLPGSIHHLLDVKVIDEQLSTWKSNVIGNLFSVNWDAEIVKEEPGRLIGWQSAPGSLLGHVGRVEFTPSEDGKDTFLKVVLSYRPVGGGVGIGISKMINPYLEGLLKKEMKNFKHTIEHRTPVYI